The sequence below is a genomic window from Colletotrichum destructivum chromosome 4, complete sequence.
CTGGACGCTCTTACCGTCCTTGCGGGCTGTCACGACAGCGCCTCCAGTCTCCTCTGCGGCGGGCGCCGTCTTCAAGTACTCCAGCATCTCATCCGCCGACATTGCACTTCCCTTATTGGCGCGAGTGTTCTGGCGGGTCACAACGGCCAGGTCCTTTTCTCCGTCTCCACCCCTGACTTTGGCGTATCTCTGGTGTCTAACCGGAATCTTAGTCACGGGAAGCGCCTCTCCACGCTCGGCGGCGCGTTGGGCCCGGGTCCTGACGCCGGCAACAGGGCCATCATCCTCTTTGGGCTTCGCGTCTTCCTTGGGCTTCGCTTTCTCTTCGTCCTCCGgcttctcgttctcgtcgttgCCTGACTTGCCCGTCTTGGCTCTACGTTGGCGCTTCGGTGGATGAGCGTTCTTCTCCGGTGATGTATCCCGCTCCTGGAGCTCTTCGCCCTTCCTTTTGGCCTTTCTAGGACTCGGGCTGTTGACATCCAACGCTCCGAGAGGTCGGCGAGAAGACTCCCGTCGGGCAGAAAGAGGACGCTCCGCTGGTGAGTTTACCGAGAACGCGGGCGTATCAGCCCAGATGCTCGGGGTGCGCTCTGGCGTGGGCGCAAAGGTAGCCATGATCGGGGCGGAAGGGAAGGCGGTTGGCGAGAGGGCATGGGCCGGAACGGAAACGGGAGAAAGGGCTCGGTTGGCAGATTTGAAGGACTCGGTTGGCTCGGTTGGCTCGGTagccttggcggccttgcggGCGGCGTGACGGCTCATGAACTCTCTAAGCATGATGAGATCCGAGTCTTCGTCGCCAAAGGTCGTGGCAGGCGCCTGGTCAAGCATCTCCAGCACTTCCTCCTCCATATTCTTCGATTCAttctcctgctgctcctcctcttgGGTGTCCTGGGCAAAAGGTGACATAGGTGTAGCGGTCTCGGCAGGAGTGATAGTGTCAACGATGTCGTCCTCCGTAGGTGCCTCCACCGATGCGTTCTCAGAAGCCTCCGCGGCGGCAAAGAGGGCCAAATGCTCGTCCGAAACCTTAAAGCGCACGATCAAGCGGCCACCTTCCCTACTTACAAGAACCTTAGCGTCCATCGtctccttggcctcttcGAGTACacgggcgagggaggcgagggtCTGAACCGGGGAGCCGGGGCGATCTTGGAACGAGCCAAAGATGTCGGGGTTCTCCCTAACATCAACGACAACGGGCGAAGGAGACGCCGACCCAATAGGAGAGGCCAACGCCAaagccgacgatggtgacgCCCCGGTGGCagaggccggcgatgccACGACAGCCGCCGCTGATGCTGAATCAACCACGAAGGGATTCTGCAccgcgaggagctcgaccgACGAATCGGGAGCACCCACCAGCGAACCGGATGCTGGATCTTGAAGATCCTGCACCGTGGGAGCCTGGTCGGAGTCGGCAGCGGGGAGGGCGATGGGGAGAGACGCCCTGCGAAGAAGGGATGTAACAGAGGGCCGGCGTGCCGCAGGGAGCGACTTGCGCTTTTTGAACGGTGACGTCTGGCTGCGGTCCTTGAAGTAAACGATGGGACtagcggcggcctcgaaaGTCTCGTCAAGCGCctcttcggcttcgtcgacatTGTTGTGAATGATGCTGGgcgaggagatgaaggaagGCACCTCAAATGTGAAACCGGGTCCGATGGGAGAAGACAgaggcgacgatggcgcggcCTCGGGTTCTTGAGCGGCAAAGGCAGCAAGCTTGGACCGCAACGAATCGAGGCCGTGCTCCAAACGGCTCTTCCTGCTGGCGCGAGAATGATAGGTGGCGCTCGAGGGGAAGTGCGGGAGCTTGGCCGTCGGGCTTTGTggctcttcctcctcctcgatgacAGAAAAGTCTGACTCTCCAAAGACGGCGATGGGCTGGCGTACGTTGCGGTGCTTGGGCTGCTCGCGCCCGTGGGCCTTGTTCGAATCGCGGATCGCCGTCTCGAGGACCCATTCGAAACTCAGGTCGGGCATGGGGAAAGCAAGCAGAGGCTTCATGATGGCGTGCGTCAACAGACCGTTATTGTAAGCCCGTTTGGGCTCGCCGTCATAATTCCTCTTGCCTCTTGTTGAGGTCACGGCCTCACCGTACTTCTCCATGTCCGCCTTGTACTGTCGACGCTGCTCTCGGACACTCGGGCCGGCTGGCAGGGCGAAGAGGTCGTTGCGGAGGACGCGGCGAGCCTCGATCATGTTAATCACGGGTCTCTCCTCCACTTCCTCATCAAGCCAGTACGGTTCCGAGTAGTCTTCGTCGCATGCCTCTGCCACCCTTTGCCGCTTGCGAGGGCATAGGGCATACGCCAGTTCACCCTTGACGGCGATATGCCGGAACTGAACAGCAGCGTCTAGCTCCTGGACGGCGAGCGACTCGGCAACCCGCTTGACAATGACCTTTTCGAAGATCAAACCCCTTGTCTTCCGTCGCTGCTTATTCTGTTTTGTACGCGGAATGCGTGCTGCTCGGCGGGGGAAGTCAGGAACGGGGGAAAGTGTGGAGGTGAAGTCGATGCCCTCGAACGACTCGGAATCGAAAGGGCCACTAAAGGGATTAGCAAAGGAACGCCAAGGTGTAGGGTAGGTCATGAGGGGAAACAAACCAGAGGTTCTTCGCCGTTTCTGAAAGCTCAACAGAGGCGAAGGTATTGCCCTGAGTCTTTCTGGGCGAAGCGACGGTAAAGTCAGACATCATGGTAATGTCATGCATGGTAGTGTCGGCCTTCAAAGGGGATCCGGACGCAGAATCGGTCTCGCGCCCCTGCTCAGCAAATCTCGAGGGAGATGGGCCAAACAGGCTGCTCAGGTTTGAGGACTCTTCGTCGTAAGTGGACTCGGAGAGCGACTGGAGGGCGGTGGGGGTTTCGAGCTGCCCTTGGTTCGAATGGGACTGATGGTCAGAAATCTGGGGTGTCGCAGGTGAGGCAATTGACATGACCGAGAAGTCGGAGAGTGCCGGCTTTGAAGGGCTGGATTTTGGCGAGAGCGCGCGCGCAagcttcggcgtcgaggtacTCAAGTGCTGTTTCGGGGTGGAGGCGCTCAAAGGGGTGAAACTTTCGTCGGCGAAGGACACCTTCTTGGGCGAGGGCGTTCTGGTGCTCGACGAGCCCCAGGATGTGACGTTCCAGTGCGTGGAGAAACTGCTCTTGTTCGGTCTGGGCGTCTCTGCCGTGCTGAACTTGTTGAAAGGAGAGGCAAGAGACAGCGAGGCGAACTTGGGAgcctgctgcttcttggtgGTGGACTTGGACTGGGGCGAGGCAGCAGTCTTGGTTGGCGTGGTGAAATCGATGGAGAGGGATGACAGGCCGGAGGCCATGCTGCCGTTGGGCTGAGGCGCAAGCTCGAGcgcggagaaggcggccaaggccacCTTAGGGCTGGCGCGGTCGACTGTGCGCAAGGACGGGGGCGTGATGGCGTCGCCCGAAGGCGGGTTAAAGGTCAAACGAGGGATGTTCATCGCGTCTAGGGGCGAAACATTGGTCGGATGACAAGAGTGGGTTGGCCCAACGGGAGGGGAGATGGGAGCAATAGCGTGAGAAACTATGGcggtgggtggtggtgctctGATGCGACGCGGCGCGGAGAGATGCTCTCGGACGTGGTTCGCGGAGAAGAATATGGGCGGCGCGCGCGATGCGTGCGATGGCCAGTTGAGTTGGGGGCGAAAAAAGTACGGAAAAGTAAACAAAGCGCGCAGCCGCACGCGGAAGAGAGTGGGCACACCGGCGGCAAAGAAAGAGAACTGAACGTGCTCCGAGAGCACGGGAAGGAGGAAATGCGGCTGCAAGCGTCGTAAGAAAGACGGTCGTGATCAACTCGGGGTAAcgtaggtagataggtacctTTGAATTACCTTGGTTGACTGACTTGCGGCGTCAAACGGCCAGATGTCGGGCGTGTTATGTGATTTGTCGCGGACGCGGAGATTGGGGGGTatgtgtgagtgtgtgtgtggtgggTGGTCGGGGGAAGAAAGGCCTTCCAAGGTACTTGCTAGAAGGCGAGAAATTTGGTGTGGTGGGCTGGGAAGGCTCTCTGCTTCCCCGGCGCCTGTGCAACGGGTTTTGTTTACTTTCGAGCCTCAGCCAGCCAATCGGCAGCTCCCGAAGCCTTTGCCCAAGGCACCTAAATACTGCTTGTTCAGGGCACGTACCAGGGGACGTACCTGAGCGTACACAGTGAGGAGTGAGGGTCTCAGACCCGTGCAGTTATCCCCTTCGGCACCGTGTCTTACCCCACCACGCGCAAGCCATTACATGCATTTAGCCAATCATGCTACTCAGACGTGCTGCGCGAGGCTGAGGCCACGTGATTGGTCCAAAAAAAAGTTGTTCCGGGACGCATCAAAGCTTTCGCGATGTGATGCGATGCCTTGACAGGTCGACGGGCAATTTGGAGGTTAGTtggccgacatcgacgacggcgacagcgacaacgacggcgacgacgacgagctctaGAAACGAAGCCATCCCGAAGACTACCGACGATATAAATTGACGATTGGAGACCGCCCCAAAAACAATAAACATCATCAGCCGCCCATCATGCCTTCAAAACCGAAGCGCTTGCCGCCCGTCAAGAACCTCCGCGTCCGCCAGCCCAACAAGCCCGAGGCCAACCCGTGCATCCAGGTCATGACCACCGTCCTCGGtatgtctctctctccctgttATTCTCTCTACCGTTTGAAGAACCTTTTCATGTCGTGATGCGATCTCGCAACACGTGAAGACTCTCACCCACTCCCTTCCGTGCACCCGTGTcgaatcccccccccccttgaaCCATCCATTCACTGACATTCCCTCAAGCATGCTGGGCCTCCGCAGGCTACAACACCGCCGGCTGCGCCACTCTCGAGAACGCCCTGCGCAACTGTATGGACCAGCCCAAGCAGCCCAAGAAGCCCTCGTCCACCATCAACTACCACCTCGGCCGCATGTACGACAAGGTTATACCTCACTCCAAGGGCAAGTAGACGAAGCCAAAAAGTGGACTGAGTGAGAATCACGAGACGAGGGATGGAAGATTCCAGGCGGTGACCCCGATACCCAATGCATCGATCACGAGATCTCGTCGAACCTGAAGCATGGCTGCCAGGACGCCAGAGGAGGACCAAATCGGGTGGCGTGACAGCAAATCGAGAACACGCTGCACAAGGTTCAATCTGGAGATCGACTCGGGGGCCGCGTATCGAGATGAATGTACAGCTATACCATTATAAACGGGACGGGGCGTTCAAGAGGACGGGTGTTGTATACTATGTATCATATCCGGCAGCCCAGGGCTTGCCACAATATAACCAAAATAAGGCGGTAATGGACCACATCTGACGGGCCGTGGAGTCAGATCTCTTTGACCGTGTCAGATCCCTGGGGCTTCCTTTTGcctttcgcgataggggcGGGCTGTTTGTTTGACGGTCAACGTGTGGCGGCCAACGTGAAACAAGGGCGCTTGATATATCGACCTGAGCATGTTCCTAGTTGCGGGACGCGATTCCTTCAACGGCTttcatcatcaaccagaTGCGGGCCTACGACTTCGGCCATCACACGC
It includes:
- a CDS encoding Putative small ribosomal subunit protein mS37, fungal-type translates to MPSKPKRLPPVKNLRVRQPNKPEANPCIQVMTTVLACWASAGYNTAGCATLENALRNCMDQPKQPKKPSSTINYHLGRMYDKVIPHSKGK